In Rutidosis leptorrhynchoides isolate AG116_Rl617_1_P2 chromosome 2, CSIRO_AGI_Rlap_v1, whole genome shotgun sequence, one genomic interval encodes:
- the LOC139889626 gene encoding uncharacterized protein, translated as MKALLKELPTLIAPVVGETLMLYLATSKESTSSVLVADRGHVQMHVYFVSKTLSGSDVNYTPMEKLVYAFVHTARRLRRYFQAHPIVVLTDQPIRQVLYKPEVSGRLAKWAIELGEHEINFSPRTAVKGQILADYLAKTMVEIEASKERLVLTSLEGKEYTYALRFAFTATNNESEYEALLSGMRIAQQLGIKCLDAYVDSQLVANQVNGLFEAHDASMQSYLELVQEMIVKFDVFRLTQVPWGQNKKEDALSKLATLAFDHLRKNVWVEELTQKSIDEKSTVAPIEEESPNWMTPILKFLIEGMLPTDEKEARKVCMKAPMYTLVDGALYRKSFLGPSLLCIGPNQAKYVIREIYEGYCALPSGYRTIAAKVMCIGYYWPTIHKDAAEVVKTCQSCQQHAPISRAPRHPIIPITVAWPFCKWAINIVGPITACSGLVFPVKSSAITEPSSKENHSGPGAKT; from the exons ATGAAGGCGCTTTTGAAAGAACTGCCTACTTTAATTGCGCCGGTGGTGGGAGAAACATTGATGCTGTATCTTGCGACTTCGAAGGAATCTACAAGCTCTGTTCTTGTCGCAGATAGGGGGCAT GTACAGATGCATGTATACTTTGTCAGTAAGACGCTTAGTGGTAGTGATGTCAATTACACCCCAATGGAAAAGCTGGTATACGCGTTTGTGCACACAGCTCGTAGGTTGCGTCGATACTTCCAAGCGCATCCTATAGTGGTATTGACTGACCAACCCATAAGAcag GTGCTGTATAAACCTGAGGTTTCAGGGCGATTGGCTAAATGGGCCATAGAATTGGGGGAGCACGAAATAAACTTCTCTCCACGGACCGCGGTCAAAGGACAGATATTGGCAGATTACTTGGCCAAAACTATGGTCGAGATAGAAGCGTCAAAGGAGA GGTTAGTTCTGACAAGTTTGGAGGGGAAAGAGTACACTTATGCACTTCGATTTGCATTCACAGCCACGAATAATGAATCAGAGTATGAAGCACTATTATCAGGAATGCGTATAGCGCAGCAGTTGGGTATTAAGTGTTTGGATGCATACGTTGACTCGCAACTCGTGGCAAATCAAGTTAATGGGCTATTTGAGGCGCATGATGCCTCTATGCAAAGCTACCTGGAACTTGTGCAGGAGATGATAGTAAAGTTCGACGTATTCAGACTAACACAGGTACCTTGGGGTCAGAATAAGAAAGAAGATGCGCTTAGCAAGTTGGCTACTTTAGCCTTTGATCACTTGCGCAAAAATGTATGGGTGGAGGAATTGACGCAGAAGTCTATAGATGAGAAGTCTACCGTCGCACCTATTGAGGAGGAAAGCCCAAACTGGATGACACCTATACTCAAGTTTTTAATAGAAGGAATGCTCCCTACAGACGAAAAGGAAGCTAGAAAGGTATGCATGAAAGCGCCCATGTACACTTTGGTAGATGGAGCTCTTTACAGAAAGTCATTCCTTGGGCCAAGCCTGCTATGTATTGGTCCAAATCAAGCGAAATATGTGATCAGAGAGATTTATGAAGGGTATTGTGCTCTACCCTCTGGCTATCGGACTATAGCCGCAAAGGTTATGTGCATTGGGTATTACTGGCCCACCATTCACAAAGATGCAGCTGAGGTCGTGAAAACGTGTCAATCATGCCAACAACATGCGCCCATCAGTAGAGCACCGCGACATCCTATAATACCAATAACAGTAGCTTGGCCATTCTGCAAGTGGGCCATTAATATTGTCGGCCCTATTACCGCGTGCTCAG GTTTGGTATTCCCAGTGAAATCGTCAGCGATAACGGAACCCAGTTCGAAGGAGAACCATTCCGGTCCTGGTGCTAAGACCTGA
- the LOC139889627 gene encoding uncharacterized protein → MARLGLYGNEWVDELPSVLWAHRTTHKNSTGETPFSLVYGTGAIIPAEILVPTKRVQNFDESSNGEGLRANLDMLEERREITAIREAMNKHKISKYYDKRIKPLSFKVGEYVWRNNEASRAERILESLGPIGKVPMK, encoded by the coding sequence ATGGCACGCTTGGGCTTATATGGAAACGAATGGGTCGATGAACTCCCAAGTGTATTGTGGGCGCATCGAACTACGCATAAAAATAGCACAGGTGAAACTCCTTTCAGCTTAGTTTATGGGACTGGAGCTATTATCCCTGCAGAAATACTGGTACCCACGAAGAGAGTTCAAAATTTTGATGAGTCAAGCAATGGTGAAGGCTTGCGCGCTAACCTAGACATGCTAGAGGAGCGCAGAGAAATTACAGCTATACGAGAAGCCATGAACAAGCATAAAATCTCCAAGTATTATGATAAGCGCATCAAGCCATTGTCATTCAAAGTGGGAGAGTATGTGTGGCGCAATAATGAAGCAAGCCGAGCAGAGAGGATACTGGAAAGCTTGGGCCCAATTGGGAAGGTCCCTATGAAATAA